The Pseudomonas sp. R4-35-07 genome contains a region encoding:
- a CDS encoding acyltransferase, with product MKTEYSLEVITLTLSIILMFIAFSSIFRSKIESAEVQHEYKFINGLRGLAAIFVFVNHAPFVLINLGVKNTVFSAWGQIYPNLGSFGVQIFFCITGFLFFDKVIKNKNIDWGDFFVSRIRRVAPLYYLTSILVFFIAAFFAGFDFLDKESITTIAGLITFNFIDNPMRIGGVSLVPLSSVTWTLVHEWRFYAVLPMVAIFYRSQYKFIILTVAIIIAAIDLGTSAVVCWAYFLSGMAAAVIHKANITSRFVKFVSTVVAICIFVWMCGLVDVPGYGAFRFALATIFFICVTVSNPRFLHYQFLNRLSDISYSIYLLHLPVLFLSFKVLSVFFDLAVLDKVTFWLVNFATIPVIVALSTFTFVHVEKRFMRKKRVEEINVPEVDRTLDRTNAAV from the coding sequence ATGAAAACTGAATATTCGCTTGAAGTTATCACGCTCACCCTCTCAATTATATTAATGTTCATTGCTTTTTCGTCGATTTTTAGATCGAAAATTGAAAGCGCGGAAGTTCAGCACGAATATAAATTCATCAATGGTCTGCGTGGTCTTGCTGCTATATTCGTATTTGTTAATCATGCGCCGTTTGTGCTAATAAATTTGGGTGTAAAAAATACCGTTTTTTCTGCCTGGGGACAAATTTACCCGAACCTTGGATCTTTCGGTGTACAGATTTTTTTCTGTATTACAGGCTTTCTTTTTTTTGATAAAGTCATCAAGAATAAGAATATTGACTGGGGTGATTTTTTTGTATCTAGAATTAGAAGGGTAGCTCCTCTCTACTATCTAACATCGATTTTGGTGTTTTTTATCGCGGCTTTTTTTGCAGGCTTTGATTTTCTGGATAAAGAGTCTATTACTACTATTGCGGGTTTAATAACGTTCAATTTCATCGATAACCCGATGAGAATTGGAGGTGTATCTCTTGTACCTCTGAGTTCCGTGACATGGACGTTGGTTCATGAGTGGCGTTTTTATGCAGTGTTGCCAATGGTAGCAATTTTTTACAGATCCCAATATAAGTTTATCATACTGACGGTGGCAATAATTATAGCTGCCATTGACCTGGGCACCTCCGCCGTCGTCTGTTGGGCCTACTTTCTGTCAGGCATGGCAGCAGCAGTTATTCATAAAGCAAATATTACAAGTAGGTTCGTCAAATTTGTTTCTACTGTAGTTGCAATATGCATATTTGTGTGGATGTGCGGACTGGTTGATGTTCCTGGCTACGGAGCTTTTAGATTTGCTCTGGCGACTATATTTTTCATATGTGTTACTGTTTCTAATCCTCGTTTCTTGCATTATCAGTTCCTTAACAGGCTAAGTGATATTAGTTATAGTATTTATTTGCTTCACTTGCCTGTACTGTTTCTATCCTTCAAGGTGTTGTCTGTATTCTTTGATTTAGCTGTTCTTGATAAAGTGACCTTTTGGCTTGTGAACTTTGCGACTATTCCCGTTATTGTCGCCTTGTCGACCTTTACCTTCGTTCATGTAGAAAAAAGGTTTATGCGCAAGAAACGGGTAGAAGAGATTAATGTACCCGAGGTTGACCGCACCTTGGACAGAACAAATGCCGCGGTGTGA